A window of Microbispora hainanensis genomic DNA:
AAGTGCTGACCTGCTCGGCCAGGGCCTCGCTCGCGGGATGCGCGTCGACCTCGGTGACGCCGGTCGTGCCCGACTCCAGGCGCAGCCGCCGCGGCCGGTCGACCCGCAGCAGCGCCAGCAGCCAGGCCAGCCCGATGAGCCCGATCACGAATGCGACGGCGGCCACGACGGGCCAGAACCACGGCGTGGTCGCCGCGAAGCTCCTGGCCCCGGCGTCCACCACCGGCTCCCGCGCCGCGGCGTCGCCGAAAGCGCCCAGCGCCCGCGCGATCGCGAGGCCGCCCACCGCCAGCA
This region includes:
- the amaP gene encoding alkaline shock response membrane anchor protein AmaP produces the protein MKTRSGKGNRTGLAVFGLVLLAVGGLAIARALGAFGDAAAREPVVDAGARSFAATTPWFWPVVAAVAFVIGLIGLAWLLALLRVDRPRRLRLESGTTGVTEVDAHPASEALAEQVSTYPEVRRAHAVLRGPSDDPHLDIGVSAEEPADLGALVTRLHDEAVPDLRTTLGLRRLPAMVRLNLTGGRRTRAVH